A single Eleginops maclovinus isolate JMC-PN-2008 ecotype Puerto Natales chromosome 5, JC_Emac_rtc_rv5, whole genome shotgun sequence DNA region contains:
- the ppp1r12c gene encoding protein phosphatase 1 regulatory subunit 12C isoform X2 — translation MGDSARSKRREQLKRWASSCTNKASDVPRRRWRGDAENGAVDPEAEPSEPPREQPVCGGRDETSPQFKRRKRVRFDRAAEFLAACASGDTEEAEVMLMEAKETKIRNGEEVLEIINCCNADGITALHQSCIDGSMDIVSFLLEHGADVNQVDSEGWTPLHVAASCGYPDIADFLLQQGASLSAVNCDGDVPLDIALDEATDSLLQSYTVRLGVDLEAAKRLEEELIMADARTWLTEGLPADVRHPRTGATPLHVAAAKGYQEALKILCQCGLDVSAKDFDGWTPLHAAAHWGQGEACRILAEQLCNMESRSNAGQTPFDVADESVEELLEELSQKQANSICEKLNQQGSAGANAPNKRRRSSVCRMSSKDKMNVQDQSKERGVSGGLELSEEKESSPESSAVSSQESVTTSTVSPADKTPEERDEQEKEQHKANRTARVQPTPQTREAAAESPNTPNTDRRKFQAPTRDEESESQRKARSRLMRQSRRSTQGVTLTDLKEAEKTVAKAAEPPPRNIQPVSPIVTITPAERDTEPVSQVELEGEKRLGVKDRRRGRKERRSTGIVLPDAENEEEDAHLDDWNSKKDHTFLKNIPEG, via the exons ATGGGGGACTCGGCGAGGAGCAAGCGGAGGGAGCAGCTGAAGCGCTGGGCCAGCTCTTGCACCAACAAAGCTTCAGACGTGCCAAGGCGAAGGTGGCGGGGCGATGCAGAGAACGGAGCAGTGGACCCGGAGGCCGAACCCAGCGAGCCGCCGAGGGAGCAGCCAGTGTGTGGAGGCAGAGATGAAACCAGTCCCCAGTTCAAAAGACG GAAAAGGGTGAGGTTTGACAGGGCTGCGGAGTTCCTGGCTGCCTGTGCCAGCGGAGACACGGAGGAGGCCGAGGTGATGCTGATGGAGGCCAAAGAAACCAAAATTAGAAACGGGGAAGAAGTATTAGAAATTATCAATTGTTGCAATGCTGATGGAATCACTGCACTCCACCAG TCCTGTATAGATGGCAGCATGGACATCGTGTCCTTCCTTTTGGAGCACGGCGCCGACGTGAACCAGGTTGACAGTGAGGGATGGACACCGCTGCATGTTGCCGCCTCTTGCGGCTACCCTGACATTGCAGA TTTTCTTTTGCAGCAAGGTGcgtctctctctgctgtgaaCTGTGACGGGGACGTTCCTCTGGACATTGCTCTGGATGAGGCCACTGATTCCCTCCTTCAGAGTTACACTGTAAGACTTG GTGTGGACCTGGAGGCAGCCAAGCgtctggaggaggagctgatcATGGCAGATGCCCGGACCTGGCTGACTGAGGGACTACCTGCTGATGTTCGACACCCCAGAACCGGGGCCACCCCACTGCATGTGGCTGCTGCCAAAGGCTACCAAGAGGCCCTCAA GATCCTGTGTCAGTGTGGGCTCGACGTGTCAGCGAAGGACTTTGACGGCTGGACGCCTCTCCATGCGGCAGCACACTGGGGTCAGGGGGAGGCCTGTCGCATTCTAGCTGAGCAGCTGTGCAATATGGAGTCCCGCAGCAACGCG GGTCAGACACCGTTTGATGTGGCTGATGAAAGCGTTGAGGAGCTATTGGAAGAATTATCACAGAAACAAGCAAAT TCTATATGCGAAAAGCTAAACCAACAAGGCTCTGCTGGTGCAAACGCACCAAACAAACGGCGGAG GAGCTCAGTGTGCAGGATGAGCAGTAAAGACAAGATGAACGTGCAGGACCAGTCGAAAGAGAGAGGCGTGTCAGGAGGCCTGGAGCTGAGCgaggagaaagagagcagcCCCG AAAGCTCTGCCGTGTCCAGTCAAGAGAGTGTGACCACATCCACAGTTAGCCCTGCGGACAAG acaccagaggagagagatgagcaggagaaggagcagcaCAAGGCTAACCGTACCGCCAGAGTCCAACCGACCCCTCAGACGAGGGAAGCCGCGGCTGAGAGCCCCAACACCCCAAACACAGACAGGCGCAA GTTCCAGGCTCCAACTAGAGACGAGGAGTCTGAGTCTCAGAGGAAAGCTCGCTCTCGGCTGATGCGGCAGTCTCGACGCTCCACACAG GGTGTGACTCTGACAGACCTCAAGGAAGCGGAGAAGACGGTGGCTAAAGCTGCAGAGCCCCCCCCTCGCAACATCCAGCCTGTCAGCCCCATCGTTACCATCACGCCTGCTGAAAGGG ATACAGAGCCAGTGAGCCAGGTGGAGCTGGAGGGAGAGAAGCGTCTGGGGGTGAaggacaggaggagagggaggaaggagagacgctCCACTGGCATCGTTCTGCCAGACGCAGAG aatgaAGAGGAGGACGCTCATTTGGACGATTGGAACTCCAA AAAAGATCACACATTCCTGAAAAACATACCTGAGGGCTGA
- the LOC134865063 gene encoding nicotinate-nucleotide pyrophosphorylase [carboxylating]-like, which translates to MSLPSHKAAYCIPPHTLTRLAREWLAEDTPNFDPAGACVGSQEVEARLLCKTPHGVLAGSSFFTAVFTEVGCTVDWVYQEGDEIGPDAITLTAVVKGPARCLLLGERPALNCLARASGIATRCSQLQAKAAERGWRGEVAGTRKTTPGFRLVEKYAMLVGSVSMHRQDLSGMVMLKDNHVWASGSITQAVKAARSVCGFSSKVEVECRSAEEGREAAAAGADIVMLDNFQPQELHVAAHALKEEFSGLLIEASGGVTPENLAMYFSPHVDIISLGCITQGCPVVDFSLKVQKPATPPSLLER; encoded by the exons ATGTCTCTGCCCTCACACAAAGCTGCATACTGCATCCCGCCTCACACCCTGACCCGACTGGCGCGAGAATGGCTGGCAGAGGACACACCAAACTTTGACCCAGCGGGAGCTTGTGTAGGGTCACAGGAGGTGGAGGCGAGGTTGCTGTGTAAAACCCCGCACGGCGTCCTGGCAGGGAGCTCCTTCTTCACAGCAGTGTTCACGGAGGTCGGCTGCACTGTGGACTGGGTTTACCAGGAGGGGGATGAGATTG GTCCAGATGCCATCACGCTGACTGCTGTTGTGAAAGGCCCGGCAAGGTGCCTCCTCCTCGGCGAGCGGCCGGCTCTGAACTGCCTGGCCCGGGCCTCTGGGATCGCCACACGCTGTTCTCAGCTCCAGGcaaaagcagcagagaggggcTGGCGTGGAGAAGTGGCTGGCACACGCAAGACCACCCCAGGCTTCCGTCTGGTGGAGAAGTACGCCATGCTGGTTGGAAGTGTGTCCATGCACAGACAGGACCTGAGTGGAATGGTGATGCTGAAGGACAACCATGTGTGGGCATCAGGAAGTATCACCCAG gctGTGAAAGCGGCCCGCTCTGTGTGTGGCTTCAGCAGTAAGGTGGAGGTGGAGTGCCGCTCTGCAGAGGAGGGCCGAGAGGCAGCCGCAGCGGGAGCAGACATCGTAATGCTGGACAACTTTCAACCTCAG GAGCTCCATGTTGCAGCTCATGCTCTGAAGGAGGAGTTCTCAGGCCTGCTGATCGAGGCCAGTGGAGGAGTGACTCCAGAGAACTTAGCAATGTATTTCTCCCCACATGTGGACATCATTTCTCTTGGCTGCATAACACAGGGCTGCCCAGTTGTGGATTTTTCACTGAAGGTTCAAAAGCCTGCTACACCCCCAAGCCTTCTAGAAAGATGA
- the ppp1r12c gene encoding protein phosphatase 1 regulatory subunit 12C isoform X1 codes for MGDSARSKRREQLKRWASSCTNKASDVPRRRWRGDAENGAVDPEAEPSEPPREQPVCGGRDETSPQFKRRKRVRFDRAAEFLAACASGDTEEAEVMLMEAKETKIRNGEEVLEIINCCNADGITALHQSCIDGSMDIVSFLLEHGADVNQVDSEGWTPLHVAASCGYPDIADFLLQQGASLSAVNCDGDVPLDIALDEATDSLLQSYTVRLGVDLEAAKRLEEELIMADARTWLTEGLPADVRHPRTGATPLHVAAAKGYQEALKILCQCGLDVSAKDFDGWTPLHAAAHWGQGEACRILAEQLCNMESRSNAGQTPFDVADESVEELLEELSQKQANSICEKLNQQGSAGANAPNKRRRSSVCRMSSKDKMNVQDQSKERGVSGGLELSEEKESSPESSAVSSQESVTTSTVSPADKTPEERDEQEKEQHKANRTARVQPTPQTREAAAESPNTPNTDRRKFQAPTRDEESESQRKARSRLMRQSRRSTQGVTLTDLKEAEKTVAKAAEPPPRNIQPVSPIVTITPAERDTEPVSQVELEGEKRLGVKDRRRGRKERRSTGIVLPDAENEEEDAHLDDWNSNESLLGDSSSDYSMLYLKVLQENLALKDKLQEKELLLSQNKVELERLQQNQDSGTDRPALLELERFEKLSLQRKAVELEDELKVLGDLRADNQRLKDENAALIRVISKLSR; via the exons ATGGGGGACTCGGCGAGGAGCAAGCGGAGGGAGCAGCTGAAGCGCTGGGCCAGCTCTTGCACCAACAAAGCTTCAGACGTGCCAAGGCGAAGGTGGCGGGGCGATGCAGAGAACGGAGCAGTGGACCCGGAGGCCGAACCCAGCGAGCCGCCGAGGGAGCAGCCAGTGTGTGGAGGCAGAGATGAAACCAGTCCCCAGTTCAAAAGACG GAAAAGGGTGAGGTTTGACAGGGCTGCGGAGTTCCTGGCTGCCTGTGCCAGCGGAGACACGGAGGAGGCCGAGGTGATGCTGATGGAGGCCAAAGAAACCAAAATTAGAAACGGGGAAGAAGTATTAGAAATTATCAATTGTTGCAATGCTGATGGAATCACTGCACTCCACCAG TCCTGTATAGATGGCAGCATGGACATCGTGTCCTTCCTTTTGGAGCACGGCGCCGACGTGAACCAGGTTGACAGTGAGGGATGGACACCGCTGCATGTTGCCGCCTCTTGCGGCTACCCTGACATTGCAGA TTTTCTTTTGCAGCAAGGTGcgtctctctctgctgtgaaCTGTGACGGGGACGTTCCTCTGGACATTGCTCTGGATGAGGCCACTGATTCCCTCCTTCAGAGTTACACTGTAAGACTTG GTGTGGACCTGGAGGCAGCCAAGCgtctggaggaggagctgatcATGGCAGATGCCCGGACCTGGCTGACTGAGGGACTACCTGCTGATGTTCGACACCCCAGAACCGGGGCCACCCCACTGCATGTGGCTGCTGCCAAAGGCTACCAAGAGGCCCTCAA GATCCTGTGTCAGTGTGGGCTCGACGTGTCAGCGAAGGACTTTGACGGCTGGACGCCTCTCCATGCGGCAGCACACTGGGGTCAGGGGGAGGCCTGTCGCATTCTAGCTGAGCAGCTGTGCAATATGGAGTCCCGCAGCAACGCG GGTCAGACACCGTTTGATGTGGCTGATGAAAGCGTTGAGGAGCTATTGGAAGAATTATCACAGAAACAAGCAAAT TCTATATGCGAAAAGCTAAACCAACAAGGCTCTGCTGGTGCAAACGCACCAAACAAACGGCGGAG GAGCTCAGTGTGCAGGATGAGCAGTAAAGACAAGATGAACGTGCAGGACCAGTCGAAAGAGAGAGGCGTGTCAGGAGGCCTGGAGCTGAGCgaggagaaagagagcagcCCCG AAAGCTCTGCCGTGTCCAGTCAAGAGAGTGTGACCACATCCACAGTTAGCCCTGCGGACAAG acaccagaggagagagatgagcaggagaaggagcagcaCAAGGCTAACCGTACCGCCAGAGTCCAACCGACCCCTCAGACGAGGGAAGCCGCGGCTGAGAGCCCCAACACCCCAAACACAGACAGGCGCAA GTTCCAGGCTCCAACTAGAGACGAGGAGTCTGAGTCTCAGAGGAAAGCTCGCTCTCGGCTGATGCGGCAGTCTCGACGCTCCACACAG GGTGTGACTCTGACAGACCTCAAGGAAGCGGAGAAGACGGTGGCTAAAGCTGCAGAGCCCCCCCCTCGCAACATCCAGCCTGTCAGCCCCATCGTTACCATCACGCCTGCTGAAAGGG ATACAGAGCCAGTGAGCCAGGTGGAGCTGGAGGGAGAGAAGCGTCTGGGGGTGAaggacaggaggagagggaggaaggagagacgctCCACTGGCATCGTTCTGCCAGACGCAGAG aatgaAGAGGAGGACGCTCATTTGGACGATTGGAACTCCAA tgaGAGCCTACTGGGAGACTCGTCCTCTGACTACAGTATG CTCTACCTAAAGGTCCTGCAGGAGAACCTGGCTCTGAAGGACAAGCTGCAGGAGAAGGAGCTGCTGCTCAGCCAGAACAAGGTGGAGCTGGAGAGACTCCAACAG AACCAAGACAGCGGCACTGACAGACCGGCCCTGCTGGAACTGGAGAGATTC GAGAAGCTGTCCCTCCAGAGGAAGGCCGTGGAGCTGGAGGATGAGCTGAAG GTTCTGGGGGACCTCAGAGCAGACAACCAGAGGCTGAAGGACGAGAACGCCGCCCTCATTCGAGTCATCAGCAAACTCTCAAGATGa